A region from the Candidatus Aenigmatarchaeota archaeon genome encodes:
- a CDS encoding MFS transporter: MNDIDKIYVMKFLMGFTIIEGIFMLFLLSIGLDYTQLLITQGIFSFSVLIFQIPAGILSDLWSRKNVLVIGSLVGIIANTIYANSNNFQQAILGEFLYGIAVAFLVGTFSSFAYDTFISNKFANQTKKFFSKGTFFMLIGGIIGPIFGGIISDRFGLRLAMKSNIIIWASLFVFSLFLKEPSRKKNRVSFDYFNQIKISYNLLKKDKLLRVLIFNGVVISVFSWAIHDLIQPHLQTLDVDLLSIGLIFSISNLLSAIISNFSYLIERKIGPIFSIHVSTALIIFGTLILGLSKIPMLVILGFLVTRVITRYREPLFENYFNKLTPKDKRATIVSFSNFIYWFLFGIFSFFIGFYIDKWGLEKIFLLFSLFMCIVGIMTKLNIDDGGRLK; this comes from the coding sequence ATGAATGACATAGATAAAATTTATGTAATGAAATTTTTGATGGGATTTACTATAATAGAAGGAATATTCATGCTTTTTCTTCTTTCAATTGGTTTAGATTACACTCAGCTCCTGATAACACAGGGTATATTTTCCTTTTCTGTTCTTATATTCCAAATACCAGCAGGAATACTTTCTGATCTCTGGAGTAGGAAAAATGTATTGGTGATTGGGTCACTTGTAGGAATAATAGCTAACACAATATATGCCAATTCAAACAACTTTCAACAAGCAATATTGGGAGAATTTTTATATGGAATAGCAGTTGCATTTCTTGTTGGAACATTCTCTTCATTTGCTTATGATACATTTATATCAAATAAATTTGCTAATCAGACCAAGAAATTTTTTTCAAAAGGCACCTTTTTTATGCTAATAGGGGGTATAATTGGACCTATTTTCGGTGGAATAATATCAGACAGGTTTGGATTAAGGTTGGCAATGAAATCAAACATAATCATATGGGCATCTCTTTTTGTTTTCTCACTATTCCTGAAGGAACCTTCAAGGAAAAAGAATAGGGTTAGTTTTGATTATTTTAACCAAATAAAAATAAGTTATAACCTTTTAAAAAAAGACAAACTTTTGAGAGTGTTGATATTTAATGGCGTTGTCATCTCTGTTTTCTCCTGGGCCATCCATGATCTCATACAACCACATCTACAAACACTTGATGTTGATTTATTATCCATAGGATTGATATTTTCGATTTCAAATCTTCTTTCAGCAATAATTTCTAATTTTTCATATTTAATTGAAAGGAAAATTGGTCCTATATTTTCAATACATGTCTCAACTGCTCTAATAATATTTGGAACATTGATTTTGGGTTTATCAAAAATACCTATGTTAGTTATTTTGGGATTTTTGGTCACACGGGTTATAACCAGATACAGGGAGCCACTCTTTGAAAATTATTTCAACAAACTTACCCCCAAGGATAAAAGGGCAACAATAGTGTCTTTTTCAAATTTCATTTATTGGTTTTTGTTCGGTATCTTCAGCTTCTTCATAGGGTTTTACATAGATAAATGGGGGTTGGAAAAAATATTTCTATTATTCTCATTATTTATGTGTATTGTTGGTATAATGACAAAATTGAATATAGATGATGGTGGAAGATTGAAATAG